GATCAGtaatactaaattatgttttttttttatacttaagcaTATCACACTGCCACCGCGTGTAGTGAAAACATAgtttcgtgtataatatattatataacaccgCAGCTGCCGCATAATTATTTCGTATACCAACAAAATACATGCGAATAATTTCCGCACGCTCGTAGTAAATAAACTGTTcgttaatagtttaaaatttattttaacgaaacctcatatttaatacatttgcgATGATAATGgaataaaatgcattattattatcaaaatgagGTGAGGACTGCTCGTCGAATTAATTTCTAacaatgtatgtttttatttaaagtaacaTCAGTAATCAgtgtatttatatgtatgtatagataatattatatatattatatatatcgacGAACCAATTTCATTCATTGTCTagtggtatatatataatataccatgtaaattatactaaatattggTTTACCTTAGGCCTTAGTggctattatagtatataaggtctatgatattaatatattatattatacatacgtatataaataCGTGTATCTCGCACGCtctaaattacaatttattgtttgttttgttcaccgaataatttttattttgtctatgACGTACTATATACGGGACATTGTTAATAACAGCATACCTATTCCATCACTATTAAATCGGAtttgtgaaaaatatacaaGCGTTTATTTTGTGTGACAGACCATCCGGTACATCCACCAGCCAGCGTTGGCGACCCGTGGCAGTGCGACTTTCCACCATCATTGGGCTTCACGATCCGTGCTCAGGATGGCGTATTTCAAATGTACAGCAGTCCCGACTCTGAGACTCCAGTTCAAGGATTCCCGTATCCTAATTTGGAGACGTTTTGTCGGGACATGCAACGGCTGTGCACGATGATATCTGACGGTCCACTGTAAGTAATAACAACGATACGTTCGAACCGATCCAGCAGGCAGTAGTCCGATCAGAGGTAGCTCCAGAGGGGCCCTATGGGTCCCCCCCCCCTAAGCTGGTATTTCCCAAAAGTTGcatattgtaatgaaaaaattacaaaaaaacacattatactATCCAAAGTTTTCTGAAAATGATGACTTAGTCCCCCAAACAAGTCTCTGGAGCCGCCCCTGAGTCCGATtgatataccaaaatatatgtttatactgtTTGCAAATGGGCGTATCAGCAAACATTATTTCTCTGTCTGACGTACACACGTAGAATAAAGCAATAAAAACCACTTTCTGTATATTTCACTCATTCGGATTACATTATTGAAATGAAGGTTTCATAACTTATTTACCtctacctatttttttaaaatatttagacgttttagaaaattattagtatttatttgataaaacacAGACAATTttgttctttataataatatgtattgttataatagctgCATTTTAACAATGTTATCACCGCAGTGAGTGAAATACATAACAAGATGTTTACTATCTATGTTACACATGTGTAAGACAGATAAAACAACTATACCCGGTGTGCTCTCTTTACCATAATAGTCTAAGTATTACAATCgttaaactaaggttaaaccaccgaattcggccggtaaaatcagtggaTTAGAcgtaaccgaggtttaaactatgattgtaaaacaggCCCTAAATTTGTCCAAATCAAACAGTCAAAACATATTTTCGTACTTTATTTGCTAGAATAATGGCCGCCAgacaataagttaaaaaaattagtcaagtatttttttttggtagaaTTGAATTgtctgaatttatattttatattttgttttaactataatttatcgTGACAGAACTCAGAGAATGTTATCATTCAGAGTTTGATATACAATTTAAGCAAATTTGATATACGACCATTTTACGAGATATAACCGATGAAATATATAcgaaaacatgtttttaaaaatcacaaaactgataaaaaattataataatataatatatacgagacAACaagtaaactaaaaaaatataatttaatattttttagtttttttgatttttatattattgttatcattgcattcccttaataatatatatttttccacCGCAGAAAATCATTTTGTTATCGTCGGTTGTCGTATTTATCATCGAAATTCCAACTGCATGTGTTACTAAACGAATTGAGAGAACTTGCGTCACAGAAAGCTATTCCGCATCGTGATTTCTACAATATCAGAAAGGTACTTTAAACTAACATTTTATCTAAACTGttcaaataaagttaaaaagtctaaaatctattatcaatatcaattgatctattaatttttcaaagattttataaatattatttgttttatgaaagGTCGACACCCATATACATGCTGCATCGTGCATGAATCAAAAACATTTGTTAAGATTCATtaagaaaactttaaaaaatcattCTGATGAAGTGGTGTCTGCTGGTGGTATGACACTTAAACAGGTTTTTGAATCAATGAAATTAACATCGTATGACTTGACCGTCGATATGTTGGATGTACACGCagtgagtaaattataattttaaagaaataagtACAATTagatgaatattatgttttttgtaaaataaaataaattgatcaaATTGGTTTAAGTACTTTTAATACTCCTTAAATGTGTTAACGGGACCAAATGCGAATAATATGTCgttataaaacattttcctGTTGACCTTTTCTTTACGAATACAACCAGCTTAATAAAGATACTTATCGAATAAATGACGtgacctttataataataatacaattgcaGTATGTTCAAAACCTACAAAAGCTACGatgtatcaataataaataaagttagaAGTATCACCGTTTGTTATGATGAGTGTATTACCTATTATCTTGTactcataatatactatatagttatatacttgtatacttAGTAaaggtacttattacttatattgtattctaCAGTAGGATTATATAACGCATAGTGAGTTGtgagtatattttttactagACATTATTAGTTAGTACtgtaataaatgatattatattattaacttatatttaatttaaataagggtACTAAAGAAGAGAGAAAGGCTTAAgagtacaataataacaaaacattaaaaaatatgaatatatacgtAAAAAGAAACTGAAGAATTAAAATTCTTTGATTTcatgttttatatgtatttataatgtaggtatattgacGTATACTATACATGTCTCAATgtctgataactgataaggcttataaatattataaatgtatatgtatgttctaacaaaataataatatatagtatatatatcaGTTTGTAATGactgattgtaatttataagttaCTAGCTGGTCCCGCAAActttgtaaaaaattacaacttttaaaaatagtgattgttcaactccttttgagAGCAACTCAGCCTTcccggtaggcaatccgactacgtcggatcgcgtacaatgtgcgacagcatatcgtgtaggcaatgtgtgaaaattccatttgatgcatgcttgcacCCGACCTGCCCGATTAACTAAtgttaaccaataaaataataaatactaattatttctcctataaccaataccaaccatttataaacaaaaatttccatcgtaaatcttaAAATTCCCGTTAAAGCCCCTCCCTCCCCGGATAGGACCTACCGAGTCCAATTGTGAATACAACTCATACAACTCAGGCACACACagaaaatgtcatcaaaattgGTTTAGTATTGCATAAAAGGACACACACAAACGGAcgaacattcatttttattacaacCTATTTTTTatcgcaatattataaaaatatgtttgaatttaGTTGTTACATTCtgttttatatgaaaatatttttaatttcgttataatataacataaaacattcggctcataatatattgtttattatagcaggtacaacaaataaaataataaattagaacttaTGTTAACTACGAAGAATTAAAGTGCAAAATTCGaagacatatttatttatttggtaaaaaactaaatttttagaagttttatgggttattaattttattaaatttagaccATGAACGAATAAGTTATTGGTAGCCATTATAACGATGaaggtataatatacgtttttttataagtaggtaggtacctaatctcATGTATACACATTAGTACCTGTTGGCTTAACTATAGagatatagtatttttaaattatatagaataattcATCTTAGgtccatttttattttgaacaatcAGTTAAAATTATCAAGTTGTTACAAAGATCTATTCCAACTGACGCTATAACCttccaaaaatgttttattttcttaattttttacaattgaGGAAAATctctattaaaattaagttattattcgTTAGccttttaaaaatcataattatgcaaccataaaactatttattttttaacactaagctatattttatatacgtagacaatacgtatatactatagaaactatagcctataggtattcaataatttatataattaaaattttttaactacaaaataattaataaatgttcgtaattttgacaaatttgtcaacatttgaacttgaaatgcttataaataaataaatacatatttttaaaccgttattataataatatatgaggaACTTTGGATTTCaactttcaagctttttgacccaatgtacattttttcattgatatttataaaaaaaaactaaaaaaaatgaaaattgaaaatgcctAAACTAGAATATtgtgtaattattgattatttctcGGAATTATGATTTAGATTAACTGCCTCAAGAAATAtcacgttattatttattaattattggtaatCATTGTAactgttttttattattctggTTGTTAGCAGCTTGTATATTTGATACGATATGCTTAGAGAGCAGTCCTatactctaatattatataggtactttagcCGAtcgataaaaagtaaaaactggtGTTAAAAAATGcctataagttatataaaaatcattatatacataaataataatcctaTTTTGTCTTTGGTGTTATtgactattttttataaatgtacctttattattttataggatcGCAACACGTTTCACAGGTTCGACAAATTTAATTCCAAGTACAACCCTATTGGAGAATCTCGTCTTAGAGAAGTATTCTTGAAAACAGATAATTATACTGGTGGTAAATATTTTGCTCGGGTAATTAATGAAGTGGCGGCTGACTTAGaagaatcaaaatatcaaaatgccGAACTCCGCCTGTCAATCTACGGAAAGAGTCGTGATGAATGGGACAAACTAGCCAAATGGGCTATTTCTAATAGAGTGTATTCTGACAATGTTCGATGGCTAGTTCAGATTCCACGATTGTtgtgagtatatattataaacaattttatttattttttattgttttacacaTAACATTGACTACTTAAgtcataagttttttatttaaatatatgcacattatattgtattagtactatataatatattttagtattgttattgaaacaatacaattattaattataaaaatgttctttGTTACAGTGATATATTTAGATCGAACAATATTTTAGACAACTTCCAGCAGTTGTTGGACAATGTATTTTTGCCATTGTTTGAAGCCACCAATGATCCTAATTCACATCCAGATCTCCATAGGTAACTGATAACCatacttattattgttaagtCTTTAAGTATTAACTCATTTTTAATtggaaaaattattgaaaatatataattacaatttttaacataatatttcttttagatTTTTACAACATGTAGTCGGGTTTGATAGTGTTGATGATGAGTCGAAACCAGAAAATCCATTTGTTGACCGAGAAGTTCCCAAACCAGAACAATGGAGAGAAACTGATAATCCACCTTATGCATATTATCAGTACTATATGTATGCCAACATGACTGTACTCAATCATCTCAGAATGTAAGCTATTGAAGTatcatatatgtaatatgtaaaattgtacttagaagtttaaaaattattaaatgcatgAATAACACATTATCATTAATTCAAATAAGTCTACTACAACTAaagaacaattatattttttaattttaaatataatattctaaagtaTTAGTTTTGAAAGTAAATTGGTGATAACGGTTGTTCAAACAACAAGGTagtaattaagtttatatttttgaaattatagttttatcaacatttatatttaaattatccgTTTGATTTTTGTCTTTATTAGCAAACAAGGTTTCAACACGTTCGTTCTAAGACCCCATTGTGGTGAAGCAGGAGCTGTACAACATTTGGTGTGTGGTTTTATGATGGCTGAAAATATATCACATGGACTGCTATTAAGAAAAGTGCCTGtacttcaatatttgtattatgttgcCCAAATTGGTATAGCCATGTCACCTTTGTCAAACAATtcattgtttttgaattatcatCGGAATCCACTACCCGAATATTTGGCTCGTGGCCTGGTTATCAGTCTGTCAACAGACGACCCACTGCAGTTTCATTTCACCAaggttatcattttttttttatcatattttacattttcttgaagttttattttcaaactataagtacctacagaATATTTCCAtgcttaaaattttttaatttttacattgtaATCAACTGTAGGTgagtttaactttttaaatcaattaaaaagaaaaataattttatttgatatatacataatacaatatcatgcatttaaataaatagatattaattgTACTGTTTTAGGAACCGTTAATGGAAGAATACTCTATCGCTGCTCAGGTATGGAAATTATCAGCATGCGATATGAGCGAGTTGGCTCGAAACTCTGTATTGATGTCTGGATTTCCTCATAGGGTATGATATTTATTAGCGCATgcaataacaaaatacattttattgatattaatatgatttttatgcaGATCAAGCAGTACTGGTTAGGACCCAATTACACCAAGGAGGGGGTGGCAGGAAATGACATATCGAGGACCAATGTCCCGGATATACGAGTGGCATACCGCAACGAAACCCTTTTAGACGAGTTAGCCGTCATATTTGGCTCCATGCCGACAAATACAACAACAAATACAAACAGTGGAACATCTACAGTGCCAAGTTCATAGGTCTATACAGTATATTAGTTGTACTAGATAGACAACatacattatattctatattataagacATTGTATTCCATGATttgttataatcatattataattattattattattattattattattattattatctagatattattattttttttgtgactatattgaatttaaacgTATTAGGCaagtatagttatatttaaatttttatgatccATGtagatcatttttattattctattatcttATTGTGTGTAACaattatgttcaaataatatactttattttaacaataagtactaataataatcCTATTCTATTTATATCCGTAAAGTATGACtataatacttacaaataataaagggcgataaatatacatattaattgttaaatgtaatttatacttagttgtttttattataaagttatatagaCCTAAATTATTTcctacataattgtaaaataatgatattagatTATGTAGTACCTATTTTTAGTTTACTATGTACTATTGTAAATGCAATACACATACCACacatacatataagtatatctactcatctattaatttatctaatGTGTACCTTTTATCAATTTCTTCATTATATCAGAATAAATGTTATAGATGCATTTTGATTTGAGTTATCAgagattaatataaataaaatcctaTACTTCTAAATTTCTTTAAACCTAtagacaattataaataaagaaagttataacttataagtagatAGAACatagcaatttaaaattacGTTCAAATATTCTTTAACACAAGTGGttcccaactttttttattatctgtcttagaaattttttaaattctcacGCCTCCTCCGTAAATTAGAGTTTAGACGCCTTTTTTTcgtgttaattaaaaatgtattcagtaAGTCTTGCTTAGGATATTCTATTTGTGGttgctaaaattaaatttaaaacaattcgtatacttgcatattattattatactacaattatAACCACACAGCGTCCTAGGTATGCTATTTAGATACACCAATGTTATAGATTATTTTTCGGGTATCTTGAAATAACTTAGGTActacagtttattaattattttatgtgtgtTATATTGGCaccattatgtttaaataatcaaatttctaaaaaaaatttaaaccattaattttacctatttatacccAACAATTTTTAGGAAAAACACGAATTTTATTTACGGATTCTAGGAAACGTTTCTCCACCAGATGGATTCCAGAtggattaattaaatttattatttaaatatttttttactgttcaTTATACCATACTTTGTAGCATAATTCTTGGATTCATATCAGGGcttacatttgaaaaacaaattccgttttatgttattaacaattaaaacgttacacaatttttgcgtttaccGTTAtgtagaattaaaacgttattgaacttttgcgtttatcgttattcaaaattaaaacgttatacaagtatttattaatttatttatttaaaatagtgttaatacctattaaatttaaaaataataactaatgcggatAGGTAATGGCCTggatacagaatataatataatcaattctcagattgtttgcatgaaataaaatatgttctacgaaaccaatagaccttttaaataattaggttttaaaatatttcgttttgcgttatttttcgttcaatgtaTTCAAAGTTttgcattttgttttgtttaatggtacataatatattttgtttttcggtatttaattatttttgattatcgctttccgttataattatgtttacaaatttcaatcgtttttagtcaaatataacgttataaacaTTACGTTATTAAAATGTCTGCAAGCCCTTGATTCATATTCATGTTTTATCATAGGTTAGGACTTggaattataggtacttatgtcTACTGACTACACCATCTGACTAAACCATCTTTaactatacttataaatattgttaaaaactacGTTTAAATAAGTGGATTGTGTACTTAATggatatatttgttaaaatgttataaattataaaaatatttaatcatctaGGGACTATCAAATACAATAACTAATTTTTCAAAGCGTGTTTAACTTTTGATCGTTAATGTATTAGTTAGTTTCTTCTTTGATCCAT
This genomic window from Metopolophium dirhodum isolate CAU chromosome 1, ASM1992520v1, whole genome shotgun sequence contains:
- the LOC132934977 gene encoding LOW QUALITY PROTEIN: AMP deaminase 2 (The sequence of the model RefSeq protein was modified relative to this genomic sequence to represent the inferred CDS: deleted 1 base in 1 codon) translates to MSMLTATKKTNIEDDAALLSTVTTNSMLNQLRADSEYDEEDDELTTRPTPTGSPPPVSVTTANSADSDDDEIMASSPPPQSSSAGLPGNMTPATGAPPAADLASGGGTSSYHIPQFPIERIESKMAAISSSLAKEMDEKRAAAAALGYPQSTLNKDDRQLYGDGVSISAQSSTTAGIEKQLPSTTGAQWQQNLSEDNEGQYDFVPHFQRVSIGGEDNNGVPLEDLHWASQQLMEALHIRERYMRVSHQSFPNITSKFFHKKHPKPQGGDPSSPSSGNASVLHSSDSVTDVSAGGDSNNKTEIRQPYPRARVIKHEDRQSIAGTQQSRKSSYNPWADRRSSTMDDAFTDQLLFDIAYGQYDHPVHPPASVGDPWQCDFPPSLGFTIRAQDGVFQMYSSPDSETPVQGFPYPNLETFCRDMQRLCTMISDGPLKSFCYRRLSYLSSKFQLHVLLNELRELASQKAIPHRDFYNIRKVDTHIHAASCMNQKHLLRFIKKTLKNHSDEVVSAGGMTLKQVFESMKLTSYDLTVDMLDVHADRNTFHRFDKFNSKYNPIGESRLREVFLKTDNYTGGKYFARVINEVAADLEESKYQNAELRLSIYGKSRDEWDKLAKWAISNRVYSDNVRWLVQIPRLFDIFRSNNILDNFQQLLDNVFLPLFEATNDPNSHPDLHRFLQHVVGFDSVDDESKPENPFVDREVPKPEQWRETDNPPYAYYQYYMYANMTVLNHLRIKQGFNTFVLRPHCGEAGAVQHLVCGFMMAENISHGLLLRKVPVLQYLYYVAQIGIAMSPLSNNSLFLNYHRNPLPEYLARGLVISLSTDDPLQFHFTKEPLMEEYSIAAQVWKLSACDMSELARNSVLMSGFPHRIKQYWLGPNYTKEGVAGNDISRTNVPDIRVAYRNETLLDELAVIFGSMPTNTTTNTNSGTSTVPSS